Proteins co-encoded in one Arachis hypogaea cultivar Tifrunner chromosome 11, arahy.Tifrunner.gnm2.J5K5, whole genome shotgun sequence genomic window:
- the LOC112719858 gene encoding probable LRR receptor-like serine/threonine-protein kinase At1g06840 — protein sequence MYLSKGCKHQVLFILWFCCYLLHVSAENNITDPVEVEALNAIKQRLNDPNGNLSNWGDNDPCTSKWTGVLCYNETLDDGYLHVQELQLLSLNLTGNLAPELGNLTRLLRLNFMWNKITGSIPKEIGEIKTLQLLLLNGNNLTGPLPDELGYLPNLDRIQIDQNNISGPVPKSFANLNKTKHFHMNNNSLSGQIPPELFRLPSLVHLLLDNNKLTGYLPSDLYKLPNLLIIQLDNNNFEGNTIPSSYGNMSKLLKMSLRNCNLRGPVPDLSRIPRLLYLDLSSNQLNGSIPSNKLSNNITTIDLSNNKLTGTIPSYFSSLPVLQRLSLENNLLKGSVSSTIWQNKTLNGKKFILELQNNSLTSISGTTDIPPNVTLSLNGNPLCSNNKSLVQFCGSETADNNTNGIVSTNSSSCPAQACPPPFEYSLDCFCAAPLLVGYRLKSPGFSDFRPYVFSFQEYLSTGLSIQMDQLQFNFYWQAGPRLRMDLKLFPVYVDNSSSHIFNTTELLRLMTMFTGWHIQDSDLFGPYELLGFNLLDPYKGVVIPKSSNSKISTGALAGIILGSIACAVTLSAIVTLLILRVKLKDRPVVSKRRHSSKISIKIDGVRAFTFGELSAATNNFSNSSQVGQGGYGKVYKGILSDGTVVAIKRAQEGSLQGEKEFLTEISLLSRLHHRNLVSLLGYCDEEGEQMLVYEFMPNGTLREHISVTAKDPLSFAMRLKIALGSAKGLMYLHTEADPPIFHRDVKASNILLDSKFTAKVADFGLSRLAPVPDLEGVVPGHVSTVVKGTPGYLDPEYFLTHKLTDKSDVYSLGVVFLELLTGMQPISHGKNIVREVNVAYQSGVIFSIIDDRMGSYPSEHVEKFLTLALKCCEDEPEARPKMAEVVRELENIWSMMPESDTRKAESITSDSGKLSTSTPSSSSAIKTPFVSGDVSGSDLVSGVIPSIKPR from the exons ATGTATCTTTCAAAGGGTTGCAAGCATCAAGTTCTTTTCATCTTGTGGTTCTGCTGCTACTTGCTACATGTTTCGGCGGAGAATAATATCACTGACCCTGTTGAAG TTGAAGCATTGAATGCCATAAAGCAAAGATTGAATGACCCTAATGGAAATTTGAGCAACTGGGGAGATAATGATCCATGTACATCGAAGTGGACAGGAGTTTTGTGCTACAATGAAACATTGGATGATGGATATCTACATGTTCAAGAACT gcAATTACTGAGTTTGAACCTGACAGGAAATTTGGCACCCGAGCTCGGCAACTTAACCCGTTTGTTAAGATT GAACTTTATGTGGAACAAGATAACTGGGAGTATTCCGAAGGAAATCGGTGAAATCAAAACTTTGCAACTCTT GCTTCTGAATGGAAACAACTTAACTGGTCCACTACCAGATGAGCTCGGCTATCTTCCGAATTTGGATAGGATACAAATTGATCAGAACAATATATCAGGGCCTGTACCTAAATCATTTGCAAACCTGAACAAGACAAAGCACTT CCACATGAACAATAATTCACTTAGCGGACAGATCCCACCGGAGCTTTTCCGGTTGCCGAGTCTTGTTCATCT TCTTCTTGATAACAACAAATTAACAGGATATCTTCCGAGTGACCTCTACAAGTTGCCAAACTTACTTATAAT TCAACTTGATAACAATAACTTTGAGGGAAATACTATTCCAAGTTCTTATGGCAACATGTCAAAACTGCTGAAAAT GAGTCTTAGGAATTGCAACTTGAGAGGACCAGTTCCTGATTTAAGCAGGATACCCCGCCTTCTTTATCT aGACCTCAGTTCCAATCAGTTGAATGGATCAATTCCTAGCAACAAGCTTTCCAACAACATCACAACCAT TGATTTATCGAACAACAAGCTTACTGGAACTATTCCATCCTACTTTTCTAGTCTTCCTGTTCTTCAAAGATT GTCACTTGAAAACAATTTATTGAAAGGCagtgtttcttccaccatttggCAGAACAAGACTTTGAATGGCAAAAAATTTATCTT GGAGTTGCAAAACAATAGCCTTACAAGCATATCAGGCACTACTGATATTCCTCCAAATGTCACACTCTC GCTCAATGGGAATCCTCTATGCTCAAATAATAAGTCCTTGGTTCAATTCTGTGGATCTGAGACTGCTGACAATAACACAAATGGCATTGTTTCAACAAATTCCAGCTCATGCCCTGCTCAAGCGTGCCCTCCTCCTTTCGAATATTCCTTGGACTGTTTCTGTGCAGCACCATTGCTTGTCGGTTATCGGCTGAAAAGTCCTGGATTTTCGGATTTTCGACCATATGTGTTTTCCTTTCAGGAATACCTGAGTACAGGTCTTAGTATACAGATGGATCagcttcaatttaatttttattggcaAGCCGGACCTCGGTTGAGAATGGACTTGAAGCTTTTTCCAGTTTATGTTGATAACAGCAGCTCTCATATTTTCAATACAACCGAGCTCCTACGGCTCATGACCATGTTCACCGGATGGCACATTCAAGACAGTGATTTGTTTGGTCCTTATGAGTTACTTGGCTTCAATCTCCTTGATCCTTACAAGGGTG TGGTCATCCCCAAGTCTTCAAATTCAAAGATAAGTACAGGTGCTTTGGCTGGCATAATCTTAGGATCAATTGCCTGCGCCGTGACGTTATCTGCAATAGTTACACTCCTTATATTAAGAGTGAAGTTGAAAGATCGTCCTGTAGTTTCGAAGCGTCGTCATT CATCTAAGATCTCAATAAAAATTGATGGTGTAAGGGCCTTCACTTTTGGAGAATTATCTGCTGCTACCAACAATTTTAGCAACTCTTCTCAAGTAGGACAAGGAGGTTATGGCAAGGTTTACAAAGGTATTCTTTCTGATGGCACCGTTGTTGCCATTAAACGTGCGCAGGAGGGGTCACTGCAAGGTGAGAAAGAGTTCCTCACAGAAATATCATTACTTTCGAGGCTACATCATCGCAACCTTGTGTCTCTCCTTGGATACTGTGATGAAGAGGGTGAACAG ATGCTGGTTTATGAATTCATGCCGAATGGTACACTAAGGGAACACATTTCAG TTACAGCAAAAGATCCTCTGAGTTTCGCCATGAGATTGAAGATTGCGCTAGGATCAGCAAAGGGTCTTATGTATTTACACACTGAAGCTGATCCTCCAATATTCCACAGAGATGTTAAAGCCAGCAACATATTATTGGACTCTAAGTTCACAGCAAAAGTGGCTGATTTCGGACTTTCGCGGCTCGCTCCAGTTCCTGATCTTGAAGGAGTTGTCCCTGGCCATGTATCCACAGTGGTAAAGGGCACCCCG GGTTATCTTGATCCAGAGTACTTCCTAACTCACAAGTTGACTGATAAAAGCGATGTTTATAGTCTTGGGGTTGTGTTTCTGGAACTTTTGACTGGGATGCAACCAATCTCACATGGCAAGAACATTGTTAGAGAG GTTAATGTCGCGTATCAATCTGGCGTAATATTTTCGATCATTGATGACCGCATGGGGTCCTATCCATCTGAGCATGTAGAGAAATTCTTGACCTTGGCCCTGAAGTGTTGCGAAGACGAGCCAGAAGCCCGGCCTAAAATGGCAGAGGTGGTTAGGGAGCTTGAGAACATATGGTCCATGATGCCAGAATCAGATACCCGGAAAGCCGAATCGATAACCAGTGATTCAGGAAAGTTAAGTACAAGTACACCATCTTCATCCTCTGCTATAAAGACTCCTTTTGTATCAGGAGATGTTTCAGGTAGTGACCTTGTTAGTGGAGTAATACCAAGCATCAAGCCAAGATAG
- the LOC112719859 gene encoding putative pentatricopeptide repeat-containing protein At3g01580 has protein sequence MERLYWGRGEWHDAVTKAGERQLTEGKGKGKGEGKGGRARIKEGSLTLVSSEIRIKLPSFEERKEVTNPSSIAAAVPPFGSSFIVRRVLFAGGFAPSPSYFASSPRCKHMHRRNLLVKLLGTCCSKISIAQLHSQCLKLGLAHDSFIATNLNVLYAKYASVTEAYKLFEESPCRTVHLWNAMLRSYCLERKWVETLCLFHRMNACALSAEERPDNFTVSISLKSCVGLQRLKLGEMIHGFLKKEAMNKDVFVGSALIELYSKCGRMNDAEKVFMEYPNPDVVLWTSMVTGYERSRDPELALAFFSQMVASENVSPDPVTLVSAICACAQLSDFKLGRSIHGYVKRKGYDTKLCLTNALLNLYAKTGSIKSAYNLFEKMPDKDIISWTSMVACYTDNGAETKLLDLFNQMIDNRVEPNRVTIVSVLRSCTNMSNLEEGMKIHKLAIDNGLELDMAVSTALMDMYMKCFKPENAISLFNRMPEKDVVSWAVLFSGYAEIGMAHMSMGIFRNMLSTGTLPDAIALVKILAASSDLGILQQAVCLHGFLTKCGFDNNIFVGASLIEMYAKCSSIDNANKVFKQITHKDVVVWSSIIAAYGFHGQGEAALKLFNEMVDSSHVKPNHVTFLSILFACSHAGLIKEGIKIFDTMLNEYQLKPNSEHYAIMVDLLGRIGELDKGLEIINRMPMQAGANVWGALLGACKIHQNINMGELAAQNLFSLDPNHAGYYVLLSNIYCGDKNWHNAANIRKLVKENRLKKIVGRSMVELRNEVHNFVACDRLHHECDQIYDMLRKLNARMREEG, from the exons ATGGAGAGACTATATTGGGGAAGGGGCGAGTGGCACGACGCTGTGACGAAGGCCGGCGAGAGGCAGCTAACAGAAGGGAAGGGGaagggaaagggggaagggaaagggGGAAGGGCTCGGATTAAAGAAggg TCTCTCACCTTGGTATCTTCGGAAATTAGAATCAAGCTTCCCTCTTTCGAAGAAAGAAAAGAGGTGACAAACCCTAGCTCTATTGCCGCTGCCGTCCCGCCATTTGGCAGCTCCTTCATCGTCCGTCGCGTGCTTTTCGCTGGCGGTTTTGCTCCTTCTCCCTCATATTTTGCTAGTTCTCCGCGTTGTAAACATATGCACCGGAGGAATCTCTTAGTGAAGCTATTGGGAACTTGCTGCAGTAAGATATCAATTGCACAGTTGCACTCCCAATGTTTGAAATTGGGCCTTGCCCACGATAGTTTCATTGCTACCAATCTTAATGTTCTTTATGCTAAATATGCTTCAGTTACAGAAGCATATAAGCTATTCGAAGAATCACCTTGTAGAACTGTCCATCTGTGGAATGCTATGCTTAGGAGCTATTGTTTAGAACGAAAATGGGTAGAGACACTCTGCCTGTTTCATCGGATGAATGCATGTGCTTTATCAGCTGAGGAAAGACCTGACAATTTCACAGTATCAATTTCTTTGAAATCATGTGTTGGTTTGCAGAGGCTGAAACTGGGCGAAATGATTCACGGTTTTCTCAAGAAAGAGGCAATGAATAAGGATGTGTTTGTGGGATCTGCCTTGATTGAGTTGTATTCGAAATGTGGACGAATGAATGATGCTGAAAAAGTGTTTATGGAGTATCCAAATCCAGATGTGGTTTTATGGACTTCAATGGTTACAGGCTACGAACGAAGCCGCGATCCTGAACTTGCACTTGCATTTTTCTCACAAATGGTTGCGTCAGAGAATGTGAGTCCTGATCCAGTGACACTTGTTAGCGCTATTTGCGCTTGTGCTCAGTTATCGGATTTTAAGCTTGGAAGAAGTATCCATGGATATGTAAAAAGAAAGGGCTATGACACCAAGTTATGTTTGACCAATGCACTGCTGAATTTATATGCAAAAACTGGTTCTATCAAGAGTGCATATAACTTGTTCGAGAAAATGCCTGATAAGGATATTATATCTTGGACCTCAATGGTTGCTTGTTATACTGATAATGGAGCTGAAACCAAGTTATTagatcttttcaatcaaatgatTGATAACAGAGTTGAACCCAACAGGGTTACTATTGTTAGTGTACTGCGATCATGCACTAACATGTCCAATCTGGAAGAGGGTATGAAGATTCACAAATTAGCAATTGACAATGGTCTTGAATTGGATATGGCAGTCTCTACAGCTCTTATGGACATGTACATGAAATGCTTTAAGCCTGAAAATGCAATTAGCCTCTTCAACAGAATGCCAGAGAAGGATGTAGTTTCTTGGGCTGTTTTGTTTAGTGGGTATGCTGAAATTGGAATGGCTCACATGTCAATGGGCATTTTCCGCAACATGTTATCTACCGGAACCCTACCCGATGCAATTGCCCTCGTGAAGATTCTTGCTGCTAGCTCGGATTTGGGGATTCTTCAACAAGCCGTTTGTCTTCATGGTTTCCTAACTAAATGTGGATTTGACAATAACATTTTTGTCGGCGCATCTCTCATAGAGATGTATGCAAAATGTAGTAGCATAGATAACGCTAACAAAGTTTTCAAACAAATTACACATAAAGATGTTGTTGTGTGGAGCTCAATCATTGCAGCTTATGGATTCCATGGGCaaggagaagcagcattgaagTTATTCAACGAGATGGTTGATAGTTCACATGTTAAGCCTAATCATGTAACCTTCCTTTCTATTCTGTTTGCTTGTAGTCATGCAGGTTTGATTAAAGAAgggataaaaatatttgatacaaTGTTAAATGAGTACCAATTGAAGCCGAATTCAGAGCACTATGCCATAATGGTTGATCTTCTTGGCCGGATTGGAGAGCTAGATAAAGGCTTGGAAATAATCAATCGCATGCCAATGCAAGCTGGTGCTAATGTGTGGGGAGCCTTGCTTGGTGCATGTAAGATTCATCAAAACATAAATATGGGAGAACTTGCAGCTCAGAATCTTTTTTCCTTAGACCCTAATCATGCAGGGTATTATGTACttttatcaaatatttattgTGGGGACAAGAATTGGCATAATGCTGCAAATATTAGGAAATTGGTAAAGGAAAATAGGTTGAAGAAGATTGTAGGTCGAAGTATGGTTGAGTTAAGGAATGAGGTTCATAATTTTGTTGCTTGTGATAGATTACATCATGAATGTGATCAAATTTATGACATGCTAAGAAAACTTAATGCAAGAATGAGGGAAGAAGGTTAA
- the LOC112719860 gene encoding root phototropism protein 2 → MAAPNRTLSLAMERTSQWVFSQELPSDLIVQVGEASFPLHKFMLVAKSNYIRKLIKESEEIEENELTRIDLSGIPGGSGTFEKAAKFCYGVKFDITAQNVAALRCAAEFLQMTEGNNLAGKTEDYLSHVAFFTLTGAITVLRSCRNLLPLADELNIVKRCVEAVSAKACSEANFPSRSPANWWTEDLAVLDVDFFGKVIAAMKNRGAKPKTLAAALIAYAERSLSTDRIRLLNPSDSDSDHRTNPRKLLESVVDLFPSDKTAFPASFVCCLLRCAIYLRASNYCRSELEKRIAAVLELATVDDILVLSFAYDGDRLSDLETVRRIVSAFIENEKHAAVISAADDNCSVALRRVTKTVDAYLAEIASFNDLTISKFNAIATLIPKFAREIDDDLYRAVDIYLKAHSKLDEIEREKLCSVMDPLKLSYEARVHASQNKRLPVQMVLHALYYDQLRLRSEEEEEHRAAAAAAAAADVSLVKENEELRTELMRMKMYVTDLEKNVLETTSSSSSTMKKKATFLSSVSRRLGKMNPFRNGSKDTTQLDDGPVDFNRPRRRRFSVS, encoded by the exons ATGGCTGCTCCCAATAGAACACTCTCCCTTGCCATGGAGAGAACCAGCCAATG GGTTTTCTCTCAAGAACTTCCATCAGATCTTATAGTTCAAGTTGGAGAAGCAAGTTTCCCTCTCCACAAG TTTATGCTAGTGGCAAAGAGCAACTACATCAGAAAACTGATAAAGGAATCAGAAGAGATTGAAGAAAATGAACTCACCAGGATCGACCTTTCGGGCATTCCGGGAGGTAGTGGAACCTTTGAGAAGGCAGCGAAGTTCTGTTACGGCGTTAAGTTCGATATAACGGCTCAAAACGTCGCCGCTTTGCGCTGTGCCGCGGAGTTCCTCCAGATGACGGAAGGGAACAACCTCGCCGGAAAAACTGAGGACTATCTCTCTCATGTTGCGTTCTTCACACTCACCGGCGCCATCACGGTACTGAGATCGTGCCGGAACCTCCTCCCTCTCGCCGACGAACTAAATATCGTGAAACGCTGCGTGGAGGCCGTCAGCGCCAAGGCTTGCAGCGAGGCAAATTTTCCGAGCAGGTCACCGGCGAACTGGTGGACGGAGGATCTTGCCGTTCTCGACGTAGATTTCTTCGGAAAAGTCATCGCCGCCATGAAGAATCGCGGCGCCAAACCGAAAACCCTAGCAGCAGCGTTAATCGCTTACGCAGAGCGATCTCTCTCCACCGACAGAATCCGTCTTTTGAATCCTAGTGATTCCGATTCTGATCACCGAACAAATCCGCGGAAGCTTCTGGAATCGGTGGTAGATCTCTTCCCCTCTGATAAAACCGCTTTTCCGGCTAGCTTCGTCTGCTGCCTCCTCCGCTGCGCGATCTACCTCAGAGCATCTAACTACTGCAGGAGCGAACTGGAGAAGCGGATCGCGGCGGTTCTAGAACTCGCAACGGTGGACGACATCCTCGTTCTGTCGTTCGCCTACGACGGCGACAGGCTCTCAGATCTCGAGACCGTACGGAGGATCGTGTCGGCGTTCATAGAGAACGAAAAGCATGCAGCGGTTATCTCTGCCGCCGACGATAACTGCTCCGTCGCGCTGCGCCGCGTGACCAAAACCGTCGACGCTTACCTCGCCGAGATTGCTTCGTTCAATGATCTCACAATCTCGAAGTTCAACGCCATCGCAACTCTAATTCCCAAATTTGCACGCGAGATCGACGACGATCTCTACCGCGCCGTAGATATCTACCTCAAG GCGCACTCGAAGCTTGATGAGATAGAGAGGGAGAAGTTGTGTAGTGTGATGGATCCGTTGAAGCTATCATACGAGGCGCGTGTGCACGCGTCGCAGAACAAGCGTTTACCGGTGCAGATGGTGCTTCACGCTCTTTACTACGACCAACTGAGACTGAGgagtgaggaagaagaggaacacCGTGCGGCGGCGGCGGCAGCTGCAGCGGCGGATGTGTCGTTGGTAAAGGAGAATGAGGAGCTGAGGACGGagctgatgaggatgaagatgtacGTTACGGATCTGGAGAAGAACGTTCTGGAAACGACGTCTTCGTCGTCGTCAACGATGAAGAAGAAGGCCACGTTTTTGTCCTCTGTTTCTAGGAGGCTGGGAAAGATGAACCCGTTTAGAAATGGGTCAAAAGATACGACCCAATTAGATGATGGGCCTGTGGATTTCAATCGGCCCAGAAGGAGAAGGTTCTCTGTTTCCTAA